The sequence GGTGCCGTGCAGATGCAGCAGTCCGTGGGGGTCGTCAGCCGGGTCCGGGACGGGTTCCCGGTAGTAGCCGTCCAGCGCGGCGCCGGTCAGGGCGCCCGTCTCCAGGGCGCGGCGCAGGGCGCCGGGGTCGATCACCCGGGGATCGGCAGTGCTGACGAGGTAGCGTGGTGCGGGCCCCATGCCGAGGAGCCGCTCGTCCACCAGACTCGTCGTCTCGTCGTTCAGAGAGCAGCAGACGAACACCGTGGTGCTGCGCGTGAACAGTTCCGTCAGGCCGACGCGGGTCAGTGCGAGCGCCTTCTCCTCCCGCTCCTTACGGGTACGGGAGTGGTAGAGGACCTGGCAGGAGAACCCGCGGGCCAGCATCCCGGCCAGCGCCCCGCCGGTCGCGCCGAGGCCCAGGATGCCGACCGTCGCCCCGGCGAGTTCGGTGGAGGTCCGGGACGGCTGCTCGCGGTCGTGCAGGTCGGGAAGGGCCCGGCGCATCATGCCGACGGCCAGTCCGAGGGCGAACTCCGCGACCGCGACGCCGTTCACCCCTGGTGTGGTGAGGACTCGTACTCCTGTGTCGCGCGCCGCGTCGAGGTCGACGAACGAGCCGGCGCCGGTGCCCGTGAAGGAGATGCAGCCAAGGGAGCGCGCGGACTCCAGGACGGCTCTCGACAGCCGCTCGTCACCACCGAGGAGGTAGTGGTCGGCGTCCCGGACGCGCCGGCACAGTTCCTGTTCCGTGGGCGGCGCGTCCACGTGGTCGACGACGATGCCCCGTCGGCGGCAGTACTCGGCCAGTCGTTCGGGTACGGACCGGCCGGACACCACGATCTTCACCGGCGTACCGCCTTGTCGAAGTACTCGGCCATGAGGGCGAGCCCGCGCTCGAACTCGCTGTCCGGTTTCATGAGGCTGACCCGCACGTTGCGAGTGCTGTCCGGGGCGTGCGGGCTGTCCCAGAAGAACCCGCGTCCGGGCAGCACGCCCACGCCGTGGCCGCGCAGCTCCCGTACGACGGTCCGGTCGTCGAGGCCGGTGCCCGCCGTGGACAGCCACTCCACGCTGATGCGGCTCGACCGGGCCGCCCGCTCGACGAGGTCCTCGCCCAGCATTTGCCTCAGTCGGGTGCGTCGCCGTGCGACGAGGGAGTGGAGGGACCGGTGGAGGCCGGTGACACGTGCCTCCTCGAAGAAGTCTCCGAGGACCCGCAGGGTGAACTTGGAGACGCAGAGGTAGATCTCGTTGTAGATCTCCCGCAGCGGGGCGCGGTGGTCGGCCGAGCAGGACAGGAGGCTGGCCTTCATGTCCTGGGTCGGGAAGATCTTGCCGGTGTCCTCGAAGACGATGTACGAGGCGCCGAGGTCCTGGAGCACGCGGTAGGCGTCCCAGGTCTGCGGGTAGAACAGCCTGAAACTCGCGTCGATGACGAGCGTGACGCCGTGCTCGACGCACGCGCGCACGAGCGCGGTGAAGGCATCCTCGGACAGGTTGGTGCCGGTGGGGTTGTTCGGGTTCACCAGGAACAGGACGTCCGTGCCGGGGAGTCGGCGGGCGAGTGACTCGCCGTCGGAGATCTCCCGTTCGGAGACGGGAGAAGGGCGCGCGCCGCGCCGGCGCAGGATCAGGGCGAGATTGTCGAAAGTGGGACAGGTCAGCAGGACGCGCTTGCCGGCGAGGGTCAGATACGCGGCGACGAGGTCGATCGAGTTCGATGCGGTCGGCAGGATCAGGTGCTCCGGGGCCGCCTGGAGTCCGGCCGACCCGATCAGTTGCGCGTACCGGTCGATGTAGCGGTGCTCCGATTCGGGGATCGACTCCGCCTCGGACTTCCGCCAGGCGTTGCCGAGCCGGTCGACGATCACCTCCTGGCTGGCGGTGAGCCCCTGGTAGGCGTGGCCGTCGGCGAGGTTCGCCTCGGTGAGGAAACCTATCTGCTCGTAGTCCGTGAGTGTCTTCACGCGTTGGTCCCCCATCAGTTCGCCGCCGGGAAGAGTTCCGTCATGCCGCGCACATCGCCCGGCCTGTCCCGGCCGGTCAGCTCGCGGAACGCGGCGGCACACGTTTCGCGGTCCCGGCCGGAGAGTGCGTGCACCACCAGTGCGCCCAGCTCCTCCGCATCCGCGACGGTGTAGCCGCAGGAGGAGAGCCAGGCCGTGCCCAGCCGCAGTCCCCCGGCGTCCCTGAACCGGTCGGAGGGGTCGTGCGGCAGCGACTGGCGGTTGGTGAGGACGCCCAGGTCTTCCAGCAGCGCCTCCGCGCCGCGCCCGTCGTGCCCGAAGACCTGTCGGGTGTCCAGGAGCAGGTAGTGCTTGTCGGTGCCGCCGCCGACGACGGCCCGTGTGTCGTGCGCCAGCAGCCGACGGCCGAGCGCCCGGGCCAGCGCGACGCTCCGGTCCGCGTACTCGGCGAAGGCGGCCGTCCGGCTCTCCAGGAGCGCCGTCGCCGCGTCGGTGAGCCGGCGGATGGGGAAGCTCGACTGGGTTCCGGGATGGACTGCGGCGTCCATGCGGTCGGCCAGCTCGGCACGGCACAGCAGGGCGGCTCCGTGCGGTCCTCTGAGTGTCTTGTCGAGCGACATCGTCACCACGTCGGCGGCCCGCAGGTCGCACGCGAAGGCGCCGCCCGCGATCAGACCCGCCTCGTGCGACAGGTCGAGGTGCAGATAGGCGCCGACCTCGTCGCAGAGGGAACGCAGTTCGCCGAGGTCGTAGCTCCACGGGTACGACGACGAACCGCAGATGACCAGCCGCGGGCGGAACTCCTTCGCGATGCGGCGTGCTTCCTCGTAGTCGATACGTCCGTCCGGTCCGACCCCGTAGAACTCGAACTCGTAGTCGCGGCCGGAGAAGTTCGCCCGCATACCGTGCGTGAGGTGCCCGCCCGCGCGGAACCGCAGGGCGAGCACGCGGTCCCCGGGCCTCAGCAGGCCCTGGTAGACGGCCTGGTTCGCCTGGCTGCACGAATGGGACTGGAGGATCGCGTGATCCACGCCGAGGACCTCGCACGCGATCTCCGCTGCGACGCGCTCCAGTTCGTTGTGCAGGGCCGCGCCGGCGAAGGGCCGCTTGCCGACGATTCCCTCCTGGATCATGTCGCCCGCGTAGGGGAGCGAGCGGGCCCGCCATCCCGGCACGGCGTTGTCACTGGCGATCAGGTTGATGACGGAGCGTTCGTACGCCTCTTGTCGGGCGCCGAGCTCGAAGAGTTCGGTCCGGAACCTCGCCCACTTGTCCGGCGCCCCTGCCGTGTGGAGGGCATTCCTGTCCGTGTCAGTCACGCGCCCAGGCCCCTTCGACGTAGATGAGGCGTCGTTTCCCGGAGACGAACGTGTCGAAGGTGCCGGCATGGACGACGTCGACCCGCATCTTCTCGTGGAGGAACAGCGACGAGAGTTCGCGGACGAACTCGGTGAGGAGCAGGTTGTCCTCGATGTCCTTCCGTGGGTCCGACAACCGGAGGCGTACCTCGATGCGGTCCGGTGCCACCTGGACGATCTGGTATTGCAGTACGTTCGACTCCTCGACGACCAGGGTCCGGTCGCACAGGCCGAGAACGGCGTCGGCCGGCACCGTTCGGCTCCGTCCGTCGCGCAGTTTCTCGTCCTCACGGCCCCGGAACGCGTCGATCATCCGGAAGCGGGAGCCGCACGCGCAGGTGGCGTCGGGGTTCGCGAGGCGGACGATGTCCCCTTGGTCGTACCGGATGAACGGCATGAACGCGTTGCCGAGCGAGGTGCCGACCATGTGCCCGAATCCGGTCTCGTCGGCCAGGGCGACCTCCATGTACGCGCTGTCCTCGACGAGGTGGTAGTGGCGCTCCCGGCACTCGTAGGCGATGAGCGAGAACTCCTCCGACGAGTACTCGTCGAGCACCGGGACCCGGAAGATCCGGGAGTACTTCTCCCGCTCTTCCCGGCTGCTGCGCTCCGAGTTGGTGATGATCGTCTCCACGCCGAGCGCGTCGAGTGCGACGTTCTCCTCCGCGAGCCGCTGTAGATAGCTCGGGAAGCAGAGCATGACCTGGGGACGGATCTGGGCCAGGTTCTCCAGGAGGATGTCGGTGGGACACTCCTGGGCGACGGTGACGTAGGGGTAGGCGCCCAGCAGCGAGGTGAGCCGCTCGGCGGCGAAGTACACCTGATAGCGCCAGTCGTCCGGCTTCAGGGCGCGGCCGAGGGCGAGTTCGGCGTGGCGCATGTTGAGCAGCACCCGGTAGTCGGTGCTCGCGTTGTCCTGAAGGATCGTCAGGTTGAGTCCGCTGGACCCGGAGGTGCGGGCCGAGTGGACGGTCCGTGTCCCGGCCGTCTTCCTCGCTTCCTCGCTCACACCCGCCTCGATGAGCATGCGTTTGTCGATGACGGGCAGCTGCTCGAAGTCGGACCAGGTGACGACGTCCCCCGGTTCGAACCCAACGGCCGCATACAGTTCCCGGTAGAACGGAATCGTCGCGTAGGCCCCGTCGACGAGGGCGCGCAGCCGGTCGAGCTGCCAGGTCCTGACCTCGGACGGGTTCATGCGGGGACGTTCACGCAGCCGGGAGTTCTCCAGCTCCCACTTACGTTTGATGCGTAATTGCTGCCTCGGGGTTTCCGGCACCAGCCGGTCACTCCTGCGGATGTATGCGGCGATTCTGTCATTCGTTGTGATGTCACTCTCGACATCACGTATTTCGATGCCCACGCCGGCCAGGTCCGAGAATCTCGGGTTCAGCATTTGAATGTCCCTTTTCTCGCGTGCTTTTGGTGATGGCGATGTGCCATCCGGTCCGCGCGAAAACAAATACCCCGATTCCGCAACCGCCGATGATGACACCGAGCCACAGGCCGTAGAATCCGAGGGGTGTCAGTTCACTGAGGAGGACGCCGGTTCCGAGACCGATGATCCAGTAGCCGACACCCACCACGATCGTGGGAGTTCTGGTGTCCGACAGGCCCACCAGATATCCCATCGACATGGTGATGAGCGTGTCGACGACGAAATAGGCGATCACGAGCGGGAGAAGTTCGTGTACCAGGCTCTCCGCCCTTGGGTCGTGCAGTCCGAAGAGCACCCGGGTGATGAAGCCCGACGAGGCCAGGATGACCACCGACAGGCCGCCGGAGTAGCCGAGCCCGATCGTCAGTAGCGCGGACCGCAGGTCCCGAAGGGCCCGCCAGTCGCCGTCCTCCCGGGCCCACGCGGCCACGGTAGTCGCCGCGCCGGAGAAGCCGAGAGCGAAGACGACCACCAGGGTCTCCAGCCGCAGACCGATGGCGTGGGCGGCGGTCGCGTCGGCTCCGAAGCGGCCCACGAAGAACGCGAGTACGGGGAGGAATCCCTCTCCGAGCAGGACGCGCACGCCGATCCAGGAGCCCACTCGCAGCAGTTCGCCGAGCAGGGGCAGGCGGGGGGCGAGTGGTGCGTTCCTGAGCCCCAGTTCGCGGAGCCGGCCGGTGAGGAGCAGGGCCGTCACGGCGAGGACGATGAAGGCCCGGACGAGTGTGCTCGCGAGCCCGGCTCCGAACACTCCCAGGTCAGGTATCGGCCCGGCGCCGAAGGTCAGTGCGTAGCCGAGGGCCAGGTTCAGGGGGACGGCCGCCAGCATCACCCAGGTCGCCGGCCTGGGCCGGCCGATGCCGGTCAGCAGGCATCGGGCGTCGACGTAGAGGAGGAACAGGGGCAGACCGACGGCGGCGCCCTCGTTGTAGTCCTGTGCGATATCCGCTGTCCGCGGGCTCTGTCCGATGAGGGTCAGGATGTTCCCGGTGTTCAGCAGTACCGCCGTGCCGAGGATCCCGACGAGTACCGCGAGCCACGCGCCCTGAACGAACCAGGCGCGGACGGCGCCTGTGTCGGCCGCGCGATGGCCGGCCGCCAGTCTGGGGGTGACCGCTGTGACGATTCCCAGACCGAAGAGCATGGTTGCGCTGAAAATACTCAGCGCGAGTGTGACTCCCGCCAACTCGTCCGGTCCGAGCCTGCTCACCAGCGCGGCGTCGGTGAAGGAGATGGCGAGTTGTGCGACGAAGCCGATGGCGAGGGGAAGACCCAGGGGCAGTATCCTGCGCACCATTCCCCGTCCGGAATTCTGGACTGTCGATACCGGCTCCGTCACCGCCGCATCACCGTGGGCTGCTTTTTCAGGCGCGTGCGGGCCGAGATGGTCGAGATGTTGGATCGACAGGAGCGAGTCAGCATGATGCATCCCCTCATTGAAAATTAAATTTCAATTCCGAGCGTAGATCACGGCGGCTTCCCCGGCCAAGGCCCAGTGGTGAACTTGGCCGGAAGTCCATGCCCTGCGGTACTGGCTCGACTTCTGCGGCCAGTGACAGTGAGTTACTGTGCTCGCCTCACCGAGTCGAGCACATCACCCTTGGCCCTCGGGATTAGCATGTCCGAATGCCATCCGTGAACCTACGCCATTCAGTCAGGACCGACCCGCCGCACGTGTGGCATCAGGAAGTCGTGGCACCTGGACGTGCCGCGGGCTACGACGGCGTCGTCAACGACTATTTCCTCGTACGCACTGCCAGGTTCGAGCCACGCGGGCCGCTGTCCGACGACGAGCTGACCGCGGAGAACATCCGCGGTCTCAAGTGGTGGCACCCACGTGAAGTCGCCAGTCATGACGGCCCCCACCTGTTCTCCCCCCGCGGCCTTGGGGCTCCTGCGACGGCATTGATCACCTGTGGTGTTCCGGCCGGGCCGGTGCTGCTCGGCCTCTGAGCAGACATACCGCGTCGTGGCGCTGGCAGGACTCGCTTCCGCAGGAGAGTGAAGCCCGGGCGGCGGCGTGTAAGCATCCATCTTGATGCGGTTGACGTGTCCTTCGACGGCGCCCGAGTTCCAAGGCAGTGTCAACCCGGCGACAACGGCGTCCCGGTCGCGGTCCAGCGGCCCTCAGCGCCGCTCGTTTTCGGGCGACTCCGGATGCCTCCCAGCGACGCTGTGTCGTCACTCCGAGTGCCCGCGTCACAGAGGTTGAGCCAGAACCTGCCCTGTGACAGCAGGTGGAAAAGGGGAACGGACGCAGTGCCGAGGGTGTCGGGCCCTGCCGGTCCGCTCCGCCGGGACCGGGTTCCGGTCGGCTCCATGGTTCCCGCCGCCGTGTGTTGGCGCCACGCGGAAGGCGGGTCGTGTGCCGCTGGGTGACTGGGCCGGTCAGAGGGGCAGTTCCTGGCTATAGGCGTCCGCGTCGTACTCCGGCGTGCGCCTGCACTTTCGTGTGACCTTTGGATTGCTGTGAGCTGGGTGTGGCATTAAGCGGGTGTCAGCACTGCTCTCTTCCTCCGGAAGGACGAACAATCCATGCTCAAGTCCATGCGCGCTGCCGTTGTCACTGCGGTGACGGTTCTCACCCTCGTCGGGGGCGTGACGGCAACCACCGCTTCGGCGAACACCGCTTCGGCGGCGGCCCCTGGCGTCGGCGCCCCGGCTGCGGTCAAGGACATTGTCTGCACGGTCAATGACAACGGTGTCAACTACCGCGGAGGACCGGGCACCAACTACCCGGTCCTGGGGAAGGTGAACAGGGGCCAGAAGATCAACGCGAAGGGCAGGGAGGGCTCCTGGGTCATGGGGGACCTCTGGGGCGGCCGGACCGGGGTGTGGATCCACGTCGCCTATCTGGACTGCTGATTGACGACAGACGGGTTGCCGTGAGCGGATCCGGCACGGATCTGTGCGCCCAGCCGCTCTCACCAGCCCGCGGACGGCGAACGCAGCGGGAGTCCGTCTGCCAGCCGCCCGTTCATCCCTGTTGGCCCCTGCGAGCACCCCGCCTCGCGGGGGCCGCCGTCGTACTCCAGGCACTCCCGGCCGCCTCGCCCTGGGGCACCGAGCGACCGAGAGCGGGCATTGCTCGCGGCCGGGCCGGCTACCTGCCCGAGCGGGCGCGCCCGCAGACGGCTCTCATCCGGTCGTCGGCGTCCCAGCGCGAAGGAGGCGGCTCCCGCGCCCTGAAGGTGGCTGCGGGGGCCGCCTCGTTTTGTCGCCGTGGTCAGGGCGTGTCGCCGGAGTGGTAGAAGCGGCAGCTCACTCCGGGGCCGGGAGAGCGCGGCTCGCCTGGGCGCGGGTCGTACAGGGCGCGACCGCCGGGCCACCGCACAAGCTCGGTGGACAGGGCGGCGCCGTCGTCGACTTCCTCGGCCCGCCAGCCGGTGATGTCCAGCAGCAGACCGTCCAGCGGGCCGCCGACCAGTTCGGCGTACGTGCGGTGCGGGAGCGGGCCGGGGTCGGGATCGTCGTGGTCGGCGCCGTAGACGCGGCGGCGCAGCAGCTGTTCGTCTTCACGGTCCATCCGTCAAGCCTGGCAGCCGGCACTGACAGCGAGCCAGGTCCCGCAGGCCTTCCACTCGGGCACGGCCTGCTCCAGGTCGATGACGGCCTGACGGTCGCAGTCCCCGCACAGAGACGGCCGGGGCTCCTGCGCGGTGCCCCAGCCGCCGCGCTCGACCGCCCTTCACCGTTCGTCGGTGCACTCGGCACCGCAGCCCGTGCAGACGGGACGACGCGCATACCGCTGAAAGCGCTGCCACGCCCCGTCCCATGTTCAACACTTCGGGAGGCGCCCGGGTGAGCCCCGGATCGAACTGCTTGCGCCTCGTGACATCGTCGCGGCGCCTTCGCGGCAGGCGTCACAAGACGTCAGACGCACTCTTCTGGGCGGGCTCCTTGGATGCCGGGTGATCCGGACCGTCGGCCGGGGCGGCGGCACGCAGCGCCGCTTCGACACGGCGGTTGCCGGTCATGGATGCCGTGACGGCCGTCATCGCCAGGAGGAGGACGGCGGCGGCGTAGAGCGGGGTGCGGATGTCGTAGGCGGTGGCCAGCCAGCCGCCGAGGAAGGCCCCGGTGGGGGCGGCGCACATGGCCAGCATGCGGGAGGTGGAGGCGACGCGGCCCATGAGGTGGGCCGGGACGATCGCCTGCCGGAGGGAGGGACCGAGCACCATCGTGGCGCCCATGCCGGCCCCGCAGACGGCGAGCGCCAGCCCTGCCACGTACGGGTTCGGGGCAGCGGCCAGGCCCAGGATGGCGAGCCCTTCGACCGCGGCCGTGCAGGTCAGTGCGGTGCCGGTGCCGAGTCGTCGGCCAAGGTAGGAGGCGATGCCCGCACCGAGCAGACCGCCGGTGGCCTCCGCGGTGAGGAGCAGGCCGAAGCCGTAGGTGCCGATGCCGAGGCGGTCGTGCGCGAAGAGGGCCAGGACGGTCTCCACGGCGAGGAAGGCGATGTTCCCGACCGCCGGGCGGAGCGCGAGCCCGAGCAGCAACCGGTCCCGGAAGACGTACGAGGCCCCGGTCCGCGCTTGCCGGAGCAGCGACTCGCGGATCTCCGGCACGGGCCGGGGCATGCCGGGAAGCGACCGTACGAGCAGTGCGGAGAACAGGAACGACACCGCGTCGACGAGCAGCGGAACCGCCCGCCCGAGCGCGAGCAGCGCACTGCCCGCAGGCGGCCCCGCGAAGCCGGACATGGCGGTCTGCGCTCCGCGCAAGCGGGCATTGGCGCGCTCCAGGAGGGCGGGGTCGCGGCGGAGCAGATCCGGTAGATAGGCCGTGGCGGCCGTGTCGAAGAAGAGTCCGCCGAGGCCGAGCAGGAAGGCGACGGCCGCGAGCAATGGGATGCTCAGGCCGTCGAGCGCGGCCGCTGCCGCCGGTATCGCGAGCAGCACCGCACGCGCCGCGTCCGCGACCCACATCGTG comes from Streptomyces sp. SCL15-4 and encodes:
- a CDS encoding MATE family efflux transporter: MHHADSLLSIQHLDHLGPHAPEKAAHGDAAVTEPVSTVQNSGRGMVRRILPLGLPLAIGFVAQLAISFTDAALVSRLGPDELAGVTLALSIFSATMLFGLGIVTAVTPRLAAGHRAADTGAVRAWFVQGAWLAVLVGILGTAVLLNTGNILTLIGQSPRTADIAQDYNEGAAVGLPLFLLYVDARCLLTGIGRPRPATWVMLAAVPLNLALGYALTFGAGPIPDLGVFGAGLASTLVRAFIVLAVTALLLTGRLRELGLRNAPLAPRLPLLGELLRVGSWIGVRVLLGEGFLPVLAFFVGRFGADATAAHAIGLRLETLVVVFALGFSGAATTVAAWAREDGDWRALRDLRSALLTIGLGYSGGLSVVILASSGFITRVLFGLHDPRAESLVHELLPLVIAYFVVDTLITMSMGYLVGLSDTRTPTIVVGVGYWIIGLGTGVLLSELTPLGFYGLWLGVIIGGCGIGVFVFARTGWHIAITKSTREKGHSNAEPEILGPGRRGHRNT
- a CDS encoding D-isomer specific 2-hydroxyacid dehydrogenase family protein; this translates as MKIVVSGRSVPERLAEYCRRRGIVVDHVDAPPTEQELCRRVRDADHYLLGGDERLSRAVLESARSLGCISFTGTGAGSFVDLDAARDTGVRVLTTPGVNGVAVAEFALGLAVGMMRRALPDLHDREQPSRTSTELAGATVGILGLGATGGALAGMLARGFSCQVLYHSRTRKEREEKALALTRVGLTELFTRSTTVFVCCSLNDETTSLVDERLLGMGPAPRYLVSTADPRVIDPGALRRALETGALTGAALDGYYREPVPDPADDPHGLLHLHGTSLFVTSHIAASSATSWSRMENAAVDNLLAVLDEETP
- a CDS encoding MFS transporter, with protein sequence MTSSRCKLPTGFGRLWTAQTVSSLGDGVSHAALPLLALTLTREPMALAVVTAAGTLPWLLFGVLGGALVDRWDRRRTMWVADAARAVLLAIPAAAAALDGLSIPLLAAVAFLLGLGGLFFDTAATAYLPDLLRRDPALLERANARLRGAQTAMSGFAGPPAGSALLALGRAVPLLVDAVSFLFSALLVRSLPGMPRPVPEIRESLLRQARTGASYVFRDRLLLGLALRPAVGNIAFLAVETVLALFAHDRLGIGTYGFGLLLTAEATGGLLGAGIASYLGRRLGTGTALTCTAAVEGLAILGLAAAPNPYVAGLALAVCGAGMGATMVLGPSLRQAIVPAHLMGRVASTSRMLAMCAAPTGAFLGGWLATAYDIRTPLYAAAVLLLAMTAVTASMTGNRRVEAALRAAAPADGPDHPASKEPAQKSASDVL
- a CDS encoding SH3 domain-containing protein — encoded protein: MLKSMRAAVVTAVTVLTLVGGVTATTASANTASAAAPGVGAPAAVKDIVCTVNDNGVNYRGGPGTNYPVLGKVNRGQKINAKGREGSWVMGDLWGGRTGVWIHVAYLDC
- the glyA gene encoding serine hydroxymethyltransferase encodes the protein MTDTDRNALHTAGAPDKWARFRTELFELGARQEAYERSVINLIASDNAVPGWRARSLPYAGDMIQEGIVGKRPFAGAALHNELERVAAEIACEVLGVDHAILQSHSCSQANQAVYQGLLRPGDRVLALRFRAGGHLTHGMRANFSGRDYEFEFYGVGPDGRIDYEEARRIAKEFRPRLVICGSSSYPWSYDLGELRSLCDEVGAYLHLDLSHEAGLIAGGAFACDLRAADVVTMSLDKTLRGPHGAALLCRAELADRMDAAVHPGTQSSFPIRRLTDAATALLESRTAAFAEYADRSVALARALGRRLLAHDTRAVVGGGTDKHYLLLDTRQVFGHDGRGAEALLEDLGVLTNRQSLPHDPSDRFRDAGGLRLGTAWLSSCGYTVADAEELGALVVHALSGRDRETCAAAFRELTGRDRPGDVRGMTELFPAAN
- a CDS encoding pyridoxal phosphate-dependent aminotransferase, translating into MKTLTDYEQIGFLTEANLADGHAYQGLTASQEVIVDRLGNAWRKSEAESIPESEHRYIDRYAQLIGSAGLQAAPEHLILPTASNSIDLVAAYLTLAGKRVLLTCPTFDNLALILRRRGARPSPVSEREISDGESLARRLPGTDVLFLVNPNNPTGTNLSEDAFTALVRACVEHGVTLVIDASFRLFYPQTWDAYRVLQDLGASYIVFEDTGKIFPTQDMKASLLSCSADHRAPLREIYNEIYLCVSKFTLRVLGDFFEEARVTGLHRSLHSLVARRRTRLRQMLGEDLVERAARSSRISVEWLSTAGTGLDDRTVVRELRGHGVGVLPGRGFFWDSPHAPDSTRNVRVSLMKPDSEFERGLALMAEYFDKAVRR